The following are from one region of the Apostichopus japonicus isolate 1M-3 chromosome 17, ASM3797524v1, whole genome shotgun sequence genome:
- the LOC139954689 gene encoding uncharacterized protein: protein MGPKWLSYTTGAPILSKRVTKCISSCWLNAGLKSHISTTLLKKTIVSKSKTPTYGPGPSGVKFPRAGTMTKTDQDTDMQSTTTDGTESSRMWTGIRHRTEKTPEDETVWTHNDETTATSFLHFLASKSTPTTRQVNETLDEHATTKFVFLKNDSGRNPPKTCISN from the exons ATGGGACCGAAGTGGTTGTCCTACACCACCGGCGCCCCGATTTTATCAAAGAGGGTAACCAAATGCATAAGTTCGTGTTGGTTGAACGCTGGCCTTAAAAGCCACATTTCAACCACACTGCTGAAAAAAACGATAGTCTCCAAG AGCAAGACGCCGACATACGGGCCAGGACCCAGTGGCGTTAAGTTTCCACGCGCGGGAACTATGACAAAGACTGACCAG GACACCGACATGCAATCGACGACGACAGACGGGACGGAAAGCAGTCGGATGTGGACTGGCATTAGGCATAGGACAGAAAAGACCCCTGAGGACGAGACAGTTTGGACACACAATGACGAGACTACTGCGACttcttttttgcattttttggcCTCGAAGTCGACCCCGACGACCAGACAGGTGAACGAGACTTTGGACGAGCACGCGACCACTAAGTTCGTGTTCCTAAAAAACGACAGTGGACGGAATCCGCCAAAAACTTGTATATCGAATTAA
- the LOC139954798 gene encoding uncharacterized protein isoform X2, whose amino-acid sequence MPKGQGDIGKGKGKAPPRRGTRKSRKKRTFPADAQSQQQVQVDVHDAPSATIAASPAATPTYSDDESIDTVVDLDDPEFADRRTTPPMPDLNEKRAMNRMKRRLTPEEEDHMVEWLKQNEFLYDKTSERFKMTNQKQKMWADKEEELGGLNPGDLVSTNNIIFKCLYHKT is encoded by the exons ATGCCGAAGGGACAAGGTGACATCGGCAAGGGCAAGGGGAAAGCTCCACCCAGGCGGGGCACCAGGAAGTCACGCAAAAAGCGTACCTTTCCCGCAGATG CCCAGAGCCAGCAGCAGGTGCAGGTTGATGTGCACGACGCTCCATCTGCCACAATAGCTGCTAGTCCAGCTGCAACTCCAACATACAGTGATGACGAGAGCATAGATACAGTTGTTGATCTGGACGACCCAGAGTTTGCAGACAGACGCACAACTCCTCCCATGCCAGACTTAAATGAG AAGCGGGCCATGAACAGGATGAAAAGGAGACTGACGCCCGAGGAGGAAGACCATATGGTCGAATGGCTCAAGCAGAATGAGTTCTTGTACGACAAGACTTCAGAGCGCTtcaaaatgaccaaccagaaaCAGAAGATGTGGGCTGACAAGGAGGAGGAACTGGGCGGCCTCAACCCCGGCGACCTTGTAAGTACTAACaatattatattcaaatgtCTTTATCATAAAACTTAA
- the LOC139954798 gene encoding uncharacterized protein isoform X1 yields MTARRQWIIDKFQFLSPHLHNIRIGRGSELKGTRSQTETETETETEQMAIDDVVDPLTSPATVPAGSSSFTGSVGSTSTSAAVATATPTTATPSTSDNIRKAVQEHLHRLTDALVTHEDEWSELSQFVKSSIRSMPAHLRGACRQEIQGVVVKYLSMGLDMTTQQRPAQQPAPQPGTDLGVLNQSGIPSVSTSQLSTSQLATLPPSTDSSTFRQPTRSVPAPVSSTEAIGAPLAAYSPAPRNVQERQEI; encoded by the exons ATGACGGCCCGACGTCAATGGATTATAGACAAATTCCAGTTCCTGTCACCCCACCTTCATAACATTAGGATTGGCAGAGGCTCCGAGCTGAAG GGGACTCGGTCTCAGACAGAAACAGAGACAGAAACAGAAACAGAGCAGATGGCCATAGATGATGTGGTTGACCCACTCACTTCACCCGCCACAGTTCCTGCAGGATCCAGCAGTTTCACTGGTTCTGTCGGGTCCACTTCCACTTCTGCTGCAGTTGCCACAGCCACCCCCACCACAGCCACCCCCTCCACTTCTGACAACATACGGAAGGCTGTACAGGAGCACCTTCACAGGTTGACGGATGCCCTTGTAACTCATGAAGATGAGTGGTCAGAGTTATCCCAGTTTGTAAAGTCCTCCATCAGGTCCATGCCAGCCCATCTGCGCGGTGCATGCCGCCAGGAGATACAAGGAGTTGTTGTCAAGTACCTCAGCATGGGTCTGGATATG ACCACACAGCAGCGACCAGCTCAACAGCCAGCACCACAGCCAGGAACAGACTTGGGTGTACTCAACCAGTCCGGTATCCCGTCGGTGTCAACATCACAGCTGTCAACATCACAGCTTGCAACGCTACCACCAAGCACCGACAGCAGCACCTTCAGACAGCCTACACGAAGTGTACCTGCACCCGTTTCCTCTACAGAAGCAATTGGAGCACCACTGGCAGCCTACTCGCCTGCGCCCCGTAACGTCCAAGAAAGGCAAGAAATTTAG
- the LOC139954799 gene encoding uncharacterized protein codes for MNLDVNLLSPEKRRLLTMWVQTAWHLLELADELEHANPPPQPQAHHSQQGRRRRRARRRRLVVRDWLARRPLFGQYEHLLVELNREDSRCYRNFLRVDADTFGYILDRISLAITKKTTNFMFPLEPGLKLAVTLRHLATGASHADLQYGFRVARNTICTFIPGVLQAIIDAFKDEYLSDEWDQNRWDAVARAFEERWQFPHCLGALDGKHIRIKKPPKSGSLFYNYKNFFSIVLLALVDADYKFLWVNVGAEGSASDAQIFNHSQLRDLIEGDDLGFPRPCPLPGGDVDVKNFIIGDDAFPLRPWMMKPFSRRQMAPDQQIFNYRLSRARRVVENAFGIMAMKFQIILGFLNTTPDRAEQITLACVTLHNILRTRNRDGQMNLIDQENEDSSFTPGEWRFCTQLLDGDHRGARNVTTLDGANQRNYLKDYFIGPGAVPWQEKMIFK; via the exons ATGAACCTTGACGTAAACCTGTTGAGCCCAGAGAAGCGCAGACTGCTTACAATGTGGGTGCAGACTGCCTGGCACCTGCTTGAACTGGCGGATGAACTTGAGCATGCCAACCCTCCTCCTCAGCCGCAAGCACATCATTCCCAGCAGGGCCGCCGACGTCGGAGGGCCAGGAGGCGAAGACTTGTGGTCAGAGACTGGCTGGCCAGACGACCCCTCTTTGGGCAGTACGAGCATCTATTGGTCGAGCTCAACAGAGAGGACTCCAGATGTTACCGTAATTTCCTGAGAGTAGATGCTGACACGTTTGGGTACATACTCGACAGGATATCTCTAGCTATCACCAAGAAGACCACCAACTTTAT GTTTCCTTTGGAGCCTGGACTGAAGCTGGCGGTAACGCTACGTCACTTGGCAACAGGGGCATCACACGCTGACTTGCAGTACGGGTTCAGAGTCGCCAGAAACACCATTTGTACATTCATCCCCGGGGTGCTACAGGCCATCATCGACGCCTTCAAAGATGAGTATCTGTCAGATGAGTGGGATCAGAACAGATGGGATGCTGTAGCCCGTGCTTTCGAGGAGAGGTGGCAATTCCCACATTGCCTGGGAGCGCTTGATGGCAAACACATACGCATCAAGAAGCCACCCAAGAGCGGATCCCTCTTCTACAACTACAAGAACTTCTTCTCCATTGTCTTGCTAGCACTTGTGGATGCTGACTACAAGTTCCTGTGGGTCAATGTCGGGGCTGAAGGGTCAGCATCAGACGCCCAGATCTTCAACCATTCACAGCTGCGAGACCTCATCGAGGGCGATGACCTCGGATTCCCCCGTCCCTGCCCACTTCCTGGAGGTGATGTTGACGTGAAAAACTTCATCATCGGCGACGATGCCTTCCCGCTCCGCCCTTGGATGATGAAACCCTTTTCCAGGCGTCAGATGGCCCCCGATCAGCAGATCTTCAACTACAG ACTATCAAGGGCACGACGAGTGGTGGAGAACGCCTTCGGGATTATGGCTATGAAGTTCCAGATCATCCTCGGCTTCCTCAATACCACTCCAGACAGAGCTGAACAGATAACCCTGGCCTGCGTCACTTTACACAACATACTGAGGACAAGAAACCGGGACGGCCAGATGAACCTCATAGACCAGGAGAATGAGGACTCTTCATTCACCCCAGGGGAGTGGCGCTTCTGCACGCAGCTGCTTGATGGGGATCACCGGGGTGCAAGGAACGTTACTACACTAGATGGCGCCAACCAAAGAAACTATTTGAAGGACTATTTCATTGGCCCAGGAGCTGTCCCATGGCAAGAGAAGATGATATTCAAGTGA